DNA sequence from the Siniperca chuatsi isolate FFG_IHB_CAS linkage group LG3, ASM2008510v1, whole genome shotgun sequence genome:
AATTtgatttttatgtatatttgatAGGGTATAAAAAGTGGCTATCCTTTGATTTTCATGAAATAAGctgtcattttcattcacagAATTTAAATTTTGCTCCTTAGTCATGCCCAAAGCTGTAGCCTGTAGCCCCCAACTGTTCCTCCTTCACTTGTAAAATGCACCCCGAAGGCAGTCTCGGGCCACGATTGTGTAACCAGTGAATCTTGCAAACAGTAAAATGATACAGATTGTCAGTGTAAATAGAatgagaaacattttatttgacatctTACACACTTACCTTCAAACTTGTGCACCTTCACTCTTATCTGCACGTTTCATCAGGATGTTTTTATTGCCCTGCAGTTGTCTGAAGACCTGGCACTCCTGTCTAGTGACGCTTGACCTCTGCAGTTTTTGATCCCTCTGCAAGAGTTCCAAATCATGTGATACTTTTTTTTAGTAATGGCACTAAGACGTTTTAAAAGAacaatcaataataaaaataataatcatctaTTAGAACTCTTAtcatatatgtattatatacatGTGTATTAATATCAACCTCTGTGATACAGCTAGGTGATACAGCCAGGTTAGGTGACAATACTAAACTTACTTACCTGAGATGTAAATCTCCGTTGTGTCATCCTAGTAAAGCGTCACGTACCCCTTTGATGTGGCCTCTTCAAGTCTTGCCTTGCACGTCTTCCAAACCTTTTTTTAGGTTTTGGGAATTGTTTTCTATCCCACAAAAACCTGTTATCTGCGGTTTAAATATGATCCTCCTCCACAGTATGTAGattgaagaaaacaaattaagttCAGTTGTAGCAATTTCTAGGCCCTATCTGTTCTGCCATCCCCCTGGATCCATTTAAAGCTTCCCttattattattgaaaaattatttttaaaggaaaCTCTTTTTATTGTAGATATATACACATGTGGCAATCATTTGAATGCTTCTACTTCAACATAGAGCCATTCGTATACTTTAGacataaacataatataatatctaTAGATAGATTGCCATCTTCCCAAAATATTGCTGCAGTTCACAACAACTTTCTGGTTGAATTTTCATCTAATATCACTGACGCATTTCCTGCATTGGGAAACTGTTCTTTCAAGGCCAGAGCAACACATGGACATAATCCAAAGATAATTTACTTAAAAGTGCTAAAACTGGAAAAAGTCTTTGTGGCAGACTTTTTCTCCGTCACAAAATCAAAACTTTTGTGCCACAGAGCACATTACCTTTACATGGAAGGAAAAGAGGTGATTTCATACATTATGGTTGAAGTATAATTATAATTCTTCCTGattcaaacatatttttccaTGCTGTTGACAAAAAATTGTATGAATAGTGCCATTGATTCACTGAGCTTTGTatacaaaatatacagataCTATCTTTATTTTATGGTTGATCTGCACGTTCATTTGCCTCTTTCCTAGTGTGCGATAGCTCCATCCCAGGGGAGGATCCAGGCAGGCATACCCTGCAGCCCATGAACATGAGAAATGCCCTACGGAAGGAACGGTTGAAGAGACCATACAGGAAGGGATTTAGAGATGAGTTGATATATCCTAGCCACAAAAATATATCCCAGACGACGACCTCCGTGCTGTATTCAATGAACGGGTCCACAATGTTGACTGTAAAGAAGGGCATCCAGAAGATTAGGAACACTCCCATGATGATGCCCAAGGTTTTTGCcgcctttctttccctcttcatAGTGTTTCGGTGTCTTTGTTTCTTGCTTGAATCTTTGCCCACTCCAGCAGCCATCTGGCTTTCCATGGCGCTGATCTGCCTGGCCTGCCGTTTGGCAGCTTTGAAGATCTTCCAGTAGGCTAATAGCATGATAACCATCGGCAAGTAAAAGGCTACCAAGGAGGCCATGACAGCATAAATGCGATTGACCaagaacacacatacatcttTAGGGAGCAGGATGTCCACACCGGCAATATGAAGATCTAGCATAATGGGGCCAAAGGAAATGAACATGGGAACTGCccaacaaacaacaataagGAGAGCTACCCGACTGTGGGACATCTTTAACGAGTAAACCAGTGGGTTGCAGACAGCGTAGTAGCGGTCAAAGGCAATGCAGCTGAGATGGAATATGGAGGCAGTGCAGAGCATGACATCTAGGCTAGAGTGAAGCTGACAAAAAAGGACACCAAAGTACCAGCATCCCTCCACGGTCCGAATCATACTGTAAGGCATCACTACCAGGCCAACAAGGCAGTCAGCCACTGCTAGGGACATGACGAAGGAGTTTGTGGGTGACTGCAAATGCTTGAAGTAGGCAATGGACAAGACCACCAGGAAGTTGCCCACAACTGTGCAGACGATCCCAACAGAGAGGAAGGCATACAGGAAAATGCGAGAGGCCTGGTTCCTCAGTGTAGTACAGGATTGAAGTTCAATCTGAAGAGATGTGTTAACATCTCCGAGCAATCCCAAGCTGCCGTTATCCATGGTCTAATCAAACCtgtcaaaacacacagatacagttgTAAGTACTGAGGGTCTGACTTTGTAGCAAGTGATGCATTTCAAAGCAGTTTGCCTAAACTCCTCTATGGTACATTAACAGTGAAAAAGTGGACAAACCACCCAGAATTCCATTTGTTTCATACCCAATTGCTGCTCCATGGTAACTTCTCATTAGTTAAACTCTAAACTGTACACTTTAGTTTGAAGTACGAATCACAAGAGACTGTGGGCCTGAAAAGCCTCTGTTCTGGTGTAGTTACCTTATCTAAAATGCCATCGCTTTGCTtggtgtggagagcaaaaccagaTGTTCTTTTCATCAACACAGATCTTGATATAATGAGGAGAATGATATATGATTTCTTGTTAGATTTGTTTTCTAaaccaatacaaaaaaaatactaCTGAAGTGTCAGATAATACATTGAGTAGCTTGTGGGGGCAGGAAATTCTCCAAATGAGTCAACTATCATCGGCCTGTTGTCACCACAATAACATTTTCTCATAGAGATATTTAGGAATTTGAACCCTGCATGTTACATTTATCATTGGAATTTTGTaagaatattaataattttacctttttaccTCAGGAAACAATTCATGAAACTTTAGTCCTCTGAATTCAGGCACTGCacattacagtatatcacaCAGCTGAAGACACATGACTGCAATGAACAGAATAATATTAAATTTCCAGTGCCAGTGGTGTGAACAGGGAGCAGATGTTCCAGCTGACTTTGAATAGATTTTAATGAACACCACAGGGACAGTGCAGTGATGCTGAGTGAAAATGTAGGTTTTTGTTTGGCTTGTAGATTTGTTGAGCTGAACTAACACACATCATGgctaataataaagtaaaaaaataaatcaagataaaataaataaatgtattaatttcaaCTCACTACATAAAGATCCTATCACACCCATCCAGATTTGAAAATCTCAtttatgcatacagtatattagattCTGTTGTGATTGTCATAAAGGCTGTTGAcatattaatcatttattcaATAAAAGCAGGTAAAAGTACCCTTTACTCCACCTCTTCTGGGAGGTAGAGGGCACTTTGGCAGTCATCTACAACCCCCCCACCACCGCACTCGCCATTGTTCCCTTTCATCCTTCTAATCTTTCTGTTTATGTTGGAAGCATCATGTCTGCAAAAATCATACAGTTGTATTAGTTTTGTTCAGTACCTCTTATCTGCAATTATCCACAAAATCATGTTCTTAATGTCAATATGGTTATTTACAATGCCAGTAGACGATAATTAGTACATTACTGCAAAAGCTTTACGTAATGTTTTCTTGTCAAGCTTATTTGGTGTATACAaaattttgttcatgtttgtcaTATTTGCCTATGCCTGGTAGTAATTTAAATACCATTACATATTTTGTTCAAAGATAATGGCCATCATCTATATGTTTTGTCATGGATAAAATGCCTTCTTGGTGCTTTTGCAATGCAGCAATACTGGAGAAAACAATACCATTAGTATTATGTTGATGTATACATTATAAAATATCAAGttcaaattttttttcatttagaagATATAGTAACTGCAACTCTGAAAAAGCCACATTTAAAGTATCACAAATTCAGTAGGATTCTGCATCTTTCCGTCTGATTGTACCTACAGCAGCTCAGTTACTGTCACTCAAattagcttatttataatgttaGCATTTCAAACAAGGTCTTTTGaatccagtttaaaataaagGTTTGTTTATCTTACTAGTTCACATCAGGCACTACTATAAAACTGTGTAAACAACACTTACCTGTAAAGAAGAGAGACGATCGTCTGTCCTCATGTCTGTATCATACTGCTGGTCTGTCAACCTTGGTTTTACACAGAGATGAGAGGGATGGGGGGCTGGGAAGTGGGCTGTAATGAACACATGCAACAATAATCACagtaataaaatacagtctgcTGCCAACTCAATTCAAATGGCTGTAGAAAGAGCAACCAGTATGCttacattttctaattttctgaTGACACCAACATTCCTATTGTGGTACAGTATTAATAAGGGCAGACACGTATCTGAACATCGCTTTgaaatgtgtacatttgtaCAGTAGTGGGTGAAAAATCATGTTGTTCCCAACACTAAAAAGACTGGACATTGTATTTGACACCAAACCAATGTAAGAACATAACCCTGTAATTAAGACTATTGATAAATCCACAAACTAGATTGCTCAGGCTGAGTATACAACACAATTCATTTCCCCCAGAGAAATCAGTGCAAACCCTGAATGCTTTTGCACTGGTCAA
Encoded proteins:
- the LOC122873739 gene encoding 5-hydroxytryptamine receptor 4: MDNGSLGLLGDVNTSLQIELQSCTTLRNQASRIFLYAFLSVGIVCTVVGNFLVVLSIAYFKHLQSPTNSFVMSLAVADCLVGLVVMPYSMIRTVEGCWYFGVLFCQLHSSLDVMLCTASIFHLSCIAFDRYYAVCNPLVYSLKMSHSRVALLIVVCWAVPMFISFGPIMLDLHIAGVDILLPKDVCVFLVNRIYAVMASLVAFYLPMVIMLLAYWKIFKAAKRQARQISAMESQMAAGVGKDSSKKQRHRNTMKRERKAAKTLGIIMGVFLIFWMPFFTVNIVDPFIEYSTEVVVWDIFLWLGYINSSLNPFLYGLFNRSFRRAFLMFMGCRVCLPGSSPGMELSHTRKEANERADQP